The Chelonia mydas isolate rCheMyd1 chromosome 20, rCheMyd1.pri.v2, whole genome shotgun sequence genome includes the window TAATCTCCCAGCAGCCGCAGGTCACCCTCTGGCTCTTAGTTGCAGAGGGTAGGAGACGATCCCCACCTAGGCCCTGTGGTGCAGcactaacccccctcccccgttcccTCCCCCAGAACTCCAGCGCCGATCACCGGGTTCAGCTGGACCTGGGGCTATGGGACAAGTTTAGCGAACTGGCCACCAAGTGCATCATCAAGATCGTGGAGTTTGCCAAGCGCCTGCCGGGTTTCACCACCCTCAGCATCGCCGACCAGATCACCCTGCTCAAGGCAGCCTGCCTGGACATCCTGGTGAGGAGCAGCCTGGGGTTTAGTGGGGGACTCAGCTGCCTAGAGTCTCTTCTTCCTTGGCCCGTGGCTTGGTGAGACCCtgggcccctgcccagcccagggctcaACAGGCTTTGCCCActgtgtggggaggagctggCCCAGTGGGTCCCGGCGCTCACCCCACATCCCATCCCTGGCAGATGCTGCGGATCTGTACGCGCTACACACCAGAGCAGGACACCATGACCTTCTCGGACGGGCTGACCCTGAACCGCACCCAGATGCACAACGCCGGCTTCGGGCCCCTCACCGACCTGGTGTTCGCCTTCGCTGGGCAACTGCTACCCCTGGAGATGGATGACACCGAGACGGGGCTGCTCAGTGCCATCTGCCTCATCTGCGGAGGTACCAGGGGGGGCTGGGCACACTGACGCCATcacagctgctgcagccctggcctctccagcagggggcgctgtaggaggtggggcaggagcactggccaTGGGAGGAGCTCCTGGCTACATCAGCCAggcctctcccagcagagggcgctgtggGAGTGCTGGCCATGGGGGTTtgagggggctgggtatggggcTGTGACAACCAACGTGTGTGTGCCCCACAGATCGGATGGACCTGGAGGAGCCAGAGAAGGTGGACAAGCTACAGGAGCCGTTGCTGGAAGCGTTGAAAATCTACGCCCGCCGTCGCAGACCCAGCAAGCCATACATGTTCCCCCGCATGCTGATGAAAATCACCGATCTGCGAGGCATCAGCACCAAAGGTGCGGGCTGTCCGCTGGGCACTGCTGGGGAGGAAGCTCGCAGCGCTGGTGCTTCCTGACACTGCTGGGGTGGAGGCTTATGGCACCAGTGTCCTTGGGGTACTGatagggcactgctggggggaagctcCCAGCACCCGTCTCCCACCTGGTACTGACAGGGCATTGCTGGGGGGAAGCTCCCAGCACCCATCTCCCACCTGGTACTGACAGGGCACTGCTGGGGTGAAGCTCACAGCACGTGTCTCCCATCTGGTACTgacagggcactgctgtggggaagctcacagcctCCTGCAGTGCCGGCTCACTGctcctttcttctccccacccccatcgcAGGTGCGGAGCGAGCCATCACCCTGAAGATGGAGATCCCTGGCCCCATGCCCCCCCTTATCCGGGAGATGCTGGAAAACCCCGAAATGTTCGAGGATGACTCGTCGCAGCCGCCCCCATCGgcagagccccccagctctgaGGAGAGCCCTGCCGAGAGCAAGAGCCCCGAGGAGACCCCCTAGCaccctggggagtggggggtggggactgggagAAGCCCCATCCTCaggcaccccaccccctgtccaacACCCAGCTGGTTCGAACAAGCCACAGCTGCCTTCAATCTGCCCCCCATTCCCGGGGGGGGCAGGcatgggctggggggcagctaATGGAGATTGTCTGTGTGCTGCCTCAGAGGTGTAGCTCTTGCCTTAACcttctctcgggggggggggggggcagtctggagcctctttttctcccccccccaagctTTTTTGTTTTCCAAAGTCTGACTCCAAGCCAAAAAATCTAGTGGGGGCAAGGCCGGGCCAGGGAGctgcctgcctggggtggggggcagatccCTGGAAATGGACCGAGAGGGGTTCAGCGGAGCCCCCCACTCTGTCCCAGCACTGCAATTGCCCGTCCGGCAGGGGGCGCCctggagccagagagagagacttggaAGTGAGCCTGGGCTGGGATGTCGGggtgtcgccccccccccccccactctgcatCCCCAACGATGCTGCCTCCAGATTCCCGACTCATGATCAGTCAAGACCCTGCCTCCTAAACGGACGTTCCCggctggaacccaggcatccgggacAACTGATGCAGATCTCTGAAGCGGCGGCTTGCTGGGGAACAGGCGGGGATCGGAGCAGCCCCCGCCAGCCCGTGGAAAGCCCAGAACACCTGGGCGTGTTGGGAAAggaggctgagctgggggggcgcGGGGGACTTTGCCCCAGCATGGATGCTGCCCGTCACCCAGTGTCCTGCAGGTTTCGGGGGACGCGGATCTCAGAGGGGGGCGGCGAGGTCCAAGTTTgggaggtttattttattttatgtctttGTTGTATAACGTGCTAATGGTTTGGGATCACTCCTTGGcggtgggggatgaggggtcaCTGTCCCGTCtcctgggggctctgctgggatggggggggcccCAGAGGCAGGGGgccggggctgcagggctgtatcTGGTTTTGCTTTTGATGCTGTTCAGGTTTGGTATAGTTGGGGCGTCTTTTGCTCttgactcccccccacccacccataaCCTCCAGTTCCAACCCTGCCCCTGTGATCCCCCACTCCTGATTCCCTACCCCTAACCCCCCACGTGGCTTCCCATAGCCTGACTAACCCATTTCCCCCTAACCTTCCCCTTCAGTCCTGACCCCGCCCCCacaatccccctccccagcctcaccccttgGTGCTGATGATTTTGGGAACACAACACTAGAGACCAAAGATGCGGGGGGTGTCCATGGGGGCAGGGATTGGAGGGCAGGAGCTGGTGGGGtcacatggggacagggagctgCCACCTTCCCAGGGACTCAGCCCCCCCTACCCCAACAAGGCTGCTTTATGATGTATCCATGGGGAACATCCCCCCCATGCCCCTCGGAAATGGGCACCATCGGGCACTGCCAGCTGGGACCCTGCTCCCTgccgggggtgaggggagcaccCTAACCCTTTGCACAGCAGCCTGGAATGCGGCCCCAGggggcagcactgggggggggcCCTTTGCACATCATCCCCAGCCGCTTTGGGCCCCAACTGCTCTACAGCACCCCCTATGGACCAAAGTAGATAGCACCTCTACCCTGACTCCCCCTATAATCCCCCCTAGGGCCAGTGTTGTCCCCAAAACCTCCACTCCAATCCTTGCCCTGGAGAAAATATTgtcacccacacacacccattcAGAGTCGTCCCCcagctgggcgggggcagggggggagcgGTGGCGGTTGAAtctgccctccccacccaatGCACACAGCCCCTGtaggctccccctcccctcagcacccCCAGATGTAGGGGAAGGAGCCCTGCAGGGTCGCTGATCTGTTACACTACAAGATGGGGCGGGGGAATCGCCCTCTCCTAAGGCCCCtgttggtcctggggctgcagTTCCagactcctgcagcagggggcactgccaCCCTCACAAGCAGGTTCTGCatcgtggggggaggggttggcctCGTAGCATGGGGGGGGCAAGGGAGGTGCCCAGACTTTGCCACCTTTGCCAGGTGTCCCATGCCTATGAGCCCGGCCGGGGTTGGGGGgcctgcaggggcagggtgagCTGTAGCCATGTGCTGCCCTCTACAGCCCCCAGCCTGACAGCACTTTCCCTGTGTTATTTATTGGCCTATCTTCATCCTGGGAAATGGACCCAATTGCCCCCTACCCCAAcagagagtggggcagggggagccccgGGGGTCCCGCCCTGGCATGAGACAcagccccattcccccccccgcccaaatctCTGCTGCTCCCTGATCCTGTTGAGCTGCCAAAAAGAAATACCCCAGACCTTAAACCAAAGCCAAGGACCCTGTTACAGGGGGGATCTGGGAGGGGGGCTTtgcacccccccgcacccctcggTCATGTTTACAGCCAAGCGTTACatggtattttaaaagaaaagccccTTTCCCATTGCCCACCCCCTTGGTGCCCAGCTCTCGCAGAGGGGACTTTTCTATTTTTGCAAAATAAAGTGATGGAAACTCAGCCCCGCCAGCTCCTGCTTTGGTGTGTGGGGCACCCCCACCTGGCCGTCCCAGCCCGTCAGCACCCACCCGGCTGCGGCCTGATGGGATGGGTGGCGCTGGCCTAGCGTCAGGAGGCACCAGGCTGTCTCTGCTCCAAAGGACTCCTGggtggagatgatgcagctgcctcgggtggggcgtgggggctgtttatacagggttCCCTtgcccggtgctgagatgcagctgcctctggggtgaagCTATTTAACAGCCTACAAGTAACGCTGCACAAATCCTGCCTCATAAAACAcccctgtggacgctgcaggcgGGGAGAAGGCTCCATGGCTGGGCCTCCCAGGAACACAGCTAGGCTGGATTTGGAGGTCTAatctaccgggggggggggggggggggggggtacccccagccccgcccgggTTCGATGTTGACACAAGAAAGGAGCACCCCCTCATGGGTCCTAGTGCTGGCTGAGCCTGGCCATTAGCACTGTGGTAAGACACAGACGCGCCAACCCAGTTCAGGGCCCCGATGTGCCACGCACTGCCCAGAGCAAGAGACGTTCCCTGCCCGGTGGAGCCCAGAATCCAGCTAGACAAAGGGAgcgaggggaaactgaggcacagcaggagagtgacgtggcagaggcaggaatagaacccaggtgtcctggccctgccctgccttcctGAATGCGGATGGTTCTGCAGTAatgacccccccacccacacaccccggCAATAGCCCTCGCTCCACCCCTCCGCTTTGGGCTCTCCCAGCCACGCCCCATCGCCCCACACTGGAGAGctccctggcaggggctgggcccgTCCACACACCGCGACATGCTGCAAACAGCCCTAGCTTTGCTTTGGCCCCAGGGTGCAGGGCCAGAGGGTGGGGGCTGCTGCATCAGCCGTGGGAACAGTCCCAGCAGCTCTGCCCAGCCCGCCATGCAACACCCAGCTTGGCAAGGGGggaccctgctgcagtccccGGAACCGGGAACTCTGGAGATGCAAGaggagcagctgtggggagcagggggcaggactgaTGTGGACAGATGTGGGGCTGatgagccccccccacacactttttttaaacttgccagTGGCTCCGAATTCTGAGAACAgctgcgcccccctcccccccccactctgctggtgcccctcactcctgacccgcagccccccgcctgctctcccagccctgccctccccaattctgctggtgcccctcgctcctgacctgcaggcccccacctgctctcccagcccggcccccctcccagctctgctggtgcccctcgctcctgacccgcagccccccacctgctctcccagccctgcccccctcccagctctgctggtgcccctcattcctgacctgcagccccctgccagccctgcccccctctcagctctgctggtgcccctcgctcctgacccgcagccccccgcctgCTCTCCcaaccctgccctccccagctctgctggtgcccctcgctcctgacctgcagccccccacctgctctcccagccctgcccccctcccagctctgctggtgcccctcattcctgacccgcagccccccgcctgctctcccagctctgcccccctcccagctctgctggtgcccctcactcctgacccgcagccccccgcctgctctcccagccctgcccccctcccagctctgctggtgcccctcactcctgacccgcagccccccgcctactctcccagccctgcccccctcccagctctgctggtgcccctcactcctgacccgcagccccccgcctgctctcccagccctgggctccccggcGGCCAATGCCATCTCGAGCTGGCAGTGGGTCGGGCTGGATCTGGCTGATGCTAGAGGCCTCCTGCCTCCTAGCTAATAAACGCCATGGGGCTAACGCAGCTGCCCCTGCCAACCCAGCGCAGCCACCAGAGGCCAGACCCCGGCTGGAGCGGGGCGGGGAAGACCCCGATGACATCGCTCCCTGGTCCAGGTCAGATCTCAGCGGCTGCCATTTCTGGTCTTGCAGTGACCCCTGCCGGCCACTGGGGGTCGCCATTCCCCAGCTTTGTGCGGCCCCGTTGCTTTTTGCTTCACTCCCCCCGTGCTCCCACCGgcctgggccagcagggggcagcagagggcggcAGCTCCgcgtgggggggggtggaggtagGTTCTAAACACTCGACGCTGGGGGGTTATTGGTTAAGGgggaggagagcggggggggacaCAACCTCCGTCCCTCTGTAGTGATGGAGGGAGCAGAGAAAAGGAGGGGTGGAGACAGCCCCCTtgaagcacagcgccccctactgagccccccagcacagcaccccctaccgAGCcgagcccccgctccctgcagcatgggaccccctactgagcccccccagcacagcaccccctactgaccccccccattccctgcagccagggaccccctactgagccccccagcccagctccccctactgaaccccccccgctccctgcagccagggacccccgactgagcccccccagcccagctccccctactgaccccccccattccctgcagccagggacccccgactgagccccccagcccagctccccccactgaacccaccccactccctgcagcatggtgccccctactgagcccccccagcccagctccccctactgagccccccccattccctgcagccagggacccccgactgagcccccccagcccagctccccctactgagcccccccccgttccctgcagccagggacccccgactgagccccccagcccagctccccctactgaaccccccccgctccctgcagccagggacccccgactgagccccccccgcccagctccccctactgaaccccccccccgctccctgcagccagggacccccgactgagcccccccagcccagctccccccactgaacccaccccactccctgcagcatggtgccccctactgagcccccccagcccagctccccctactgacccccccattccctgcagccagggacccccgactgagccccccagcccagctccccctactgaaccccccccgctccctgcagccagggacccccgactgagccccccccgcccagctccccctactgaaccccccccccccgctccctgcagccagggacccccgactgagcccccccagcccagctccccctactgacccccccattccctgcagccagggacccccgactgagcccccccagcccagctccccctactgacccccccattccctgcagcatgGTGCCCCCGactgagcccccccagcccagctccccccactgaaccccccctgctccctgcagccagggacccccgactgagcccccccagcccagctccccctactgacccccccgttccctgcagcatggtgccccctactgagccccccagcccagctccccctactgaccccccccgctccctgcagcatgggACCCCCGactgagcccccccagcccagctccccctactgaacccaccccactccctgcagcatggtgccccctactgagccccccccgctccctgcagcatgggaccccctactgagcccccccagcccagctccccctactgacccccccattccctgcagcatggtgccccctactgagcccccccagcccagctccccctactgaccccccccattccctgcagcacggtgccccctactgagcccccccagcccagctccccctactgacccccccgctccctgcagcaagGGACCCCCGactgagcccccccagcccagctccccccactgaaccccccctgctccctgcagcatgggACCCCCGactgagcccccccagcccagctccccctactgacccccccattccctgcagcatgGGACCCCCGactgagccccccagcccagctccccctactgacccccccattccctgcagccagggacccccgactgagccccccagcccagctccccccactgaaccccccctgctccctgcagccagggacccccgactgagccccccagcccagctccccctactgaccccccccattccctgcagcaagggaccccctactgagcccccccagcccagctccccctactgacccccccattccctgcagccagggacccccgactgagccccccagcccagctccccccactgaacccaccccactccctgcagcatggtgccccctactgagcccccccagcccagctccccctactgacccccccccattccctgcagccagggacccccgactgagccccccagcccagctccccccactgaaccccccctgctccctgcagcgtgGGACCCCCGactgagcccccccagcccagctccccctactgacccccccccattccctgcagccagggacccccgactgagcccccccagcccagctccccctactgacccccccccattccctgcagccagggacccCCGACtgcgcccccccagcccagctccccctactgacccccccattccctgcagccagggacccccgactgagcccccccagcccagctccccctactgaccccccccgttccctgcagccagggacccccgactgagccccccagcccagctccccctactgaccccccctgctccctgcagcgtgGGACCCCCGactgagccccccagcccagcaccccctactgaaccccccctgctccctgcagccagggacccccgactgagccccccagcccagctcccccctactgagccttccctccccccccgcagcatggtgccccctactgagccccccagcccagcaccccataGCGCTGTGCTGGGGCATTGGGGGCCAGCACAAATTGCGAGGAGACAGCGCACCCTGCTgagcccatcccctgctccctgggatTTCCGGGGCGTCTCTCACCCATGTACTGAccaggccccaccctgcctggcCTGTGAGTGGTGCCAGATCTTAGtccgggggggcaggaggggcagggtgcggagccccttccccccccatgctGCAGCCTCCCGTGCCCCTCCCAGCtggctccattcctgcagcctggaGGGTGGGTTCATGTATCTCtccaagccgggggggggggggatgcaggcgcggggtgggggggctgctgcaggaggcagttAAAGCTGAAAAAACCCTCTGTGGCCACAGGGGTGGGAAGTTTTCTAAGAGCCAGAAACCAGCacaatggggggggaggggtttcacTCAGCCTGAGCAGCTGCgacctgcccagccccacacctcCATGCCCTGCCCACATccacagccctcccccccgccccccgagtcctgctcacagcccccaccACGGCCATGCACATGCCCCACTCACACATATGTGCAGCCCGCTACGCACACGGTCACGCCTGCCCCCTCCTGCGTACATacagccccccacacacacacagacgctTGTGCATGTCTGACCCATGCTCagtgtccccctctagtggctgggccACAGAAGAGTTTCATGGACTGCTATTGCCTTACTGGTGCCCCACAGAAGGTTTCTCTTCTGAACCCAGAGGCTGCGAGGTCAGGCCCCCGGTGTCACGGCCTGACCATGGGCATCTCAGTCCTGACTactggcccagccctgggctccccttccagccctgccaatgccccACAATCCTACCCTACAGCCCTCCActgtccagccctgggctcccctcccagccctgccgacacccctcagtcctgcccGACAG containing:
- the RARG gene encoding retinoic acid receptor gamma isoform X1; this translates as MAANKERVCPSGTPLGHMNGFPPTVYPFAFSSSIRGSPPFEVLTSAGYFRGFPTDLPKEMASLSVETQSTSSEEMVPSSPSPPPPPRVYKPCFVCNDKSSGYHYGVSSCEGCKGFFRRSIQKNMVYTCHRDKNCQINKVTRNRCQYCRLQKCFEVGMSKEAVRNDRNKKKKDVKEEVVVDSYEMTPELEELIQKVSKAHQETFPSLCQLGKYTTNSSADHRVQLDLGLWDKFSELATKCIIKIVEFAKRLPGFTTLSIADQITLLKAACLDILMLRICTRYTPEQDTMTFSDGLTLNRTQMHNAGFGPLTDLVFAFAGQLLPLEMDDTETGLLSAICLICGDRMDLEEPEKVDKLQEPLLEALKIYARRRRPSKPYMFPRMLMKITDLRGISTKGAERAITLKMEIPGPMPPLIREMLENPEMFEDDSSQPPPSAEPPSSEESPAESKSPEETP
- the RARG gene encoding retinoic acid receptor gamma isoform X2, translating into MYDCMEAFAVAPRQLFDVTNQGSCMLRKASISPCFGALDPFGWPQPASLQSVETQSTSSEEMVPSSPSPPPPPRVYKPCFVCNDKSSGYHYGVSSCEGCKGFFRRSIQKNMVYTCHRDKNCQINKVTRNRCQYCRLQKCFEVGMSKEAVRNDRNKKKKDVKEEVVVDSYEMTPELEELIQKVSKAHQETFPSLCQLGKYTTNSSADHRVQLDLGLWDKFSELATKCIIKIVEFAKRLPGFTTLSIADQITLLKAACLDILMLRICTRYTPEQDTMTFSDGLTLNRTQMHNAGFGPLTDLVFAFAGQLLPLEMDDTETGLLSAICLICGDRMDLEEPEKVDKLQEPLLEALKIYARRRRPSKPYMFPRMLMKITDLRGISTKGAERAITLKMEIPGPMPPLIREMLENPEMFEDDSSQPPPSAEPPSSEESPAESKSPEETP